The Blastopirellula sediminis sequence GTCAAGTTGTGGAACATCAGCAGGTCTACGACCTCTCGTTCGTCGGCGGGCAGCGAATCTACAGCTTCGAACAGATCCATGCGAAGTTCGTCCATATCGCGTGGATCGTCGATCGCCGCTTGATCGTCGGCAAGATTGGCATGGGCGCCTTCGGAATCTTGCAGGCGCCTCGCTGCGGATTGATGTTTACGTCCCATTCCTTCGGGACCGTAAAACTTCCGCATCAGGTCGATCAATTCAAAGCGAATCTTCTGGGCCGCCAGACGAAAGAAGTGACGAGCGTCATTGAGTTCAACCGCGTCGAGCGACCGAAGCAGGCGGATGGCCGCCTGTTGAAAGACGTCGTTCGTATCGATCCAGCGCCCTAAGTCCGGAAAGTCGCGTTTGATCTTTCGCGTCATGGCGACAAGCCGGTCCTCAGCGAGTTGCAGCAGTTCATTGCGAGCTTCAGAATCGCCCCGTTTCAATTTTTGGATGCGATTCTCAATCAATTCC is a genomic window containing:
- a CDS encoding RNA polymerase sigma factor, with the translated sequence MSERTELIENRIQKLKRGDSEARNELLQLAEDRLVAMTRKIKRDFPDLGRWIDTNDVFQQAAIRLLRSLDAVELNDARHFFRLAAQKIRFELIDLMRKFYGPEGMGRKHQSAARRLQDSEGAHANLADDQAAIDDPRDMDELRMDLFEAVDSLPADEREVVDLLMFHNLTQEEAAQVIGKSVRSIRRYWRSALFLLHEKLEPGD